One window from the genome of Marinifilum sp. JC120 encodes:
- a CDS encoding ACP S-malonyltransferase — protein MSDLSILFPGQGSQEPGMGRDLAEKWSTAMDMWKFAEAESGLPLREIYWEGNAVDMAKTDALQPGLTVVNLSIWAYLKDSLKPAATAGHSLGEFASLGASGVLSVEDTIKAVSLRGKLMSQVANEDHGMAAVLKLDQSAVEEAVEFGASETGKELRVANYNSPAQYVISGEKAAIEAAGTVIKEKKGRAIPLPVSGAFHSPLIQEAADEFAAYLGKLDWKAPVFPVYFNVTAAAESNPEEIKKIMSSQMTSSVRWIEIVTNQYAAGARNFLELGPKGVLTKLLVANLKGKEYEGKGVGNLEQAEVLK, from the coding sequence ATGTCTGATTTATCTATACTTTTTCCCGGTCAGGGGTCTCAGGAACCCGGAATGGGTCGTGATCTTGCTGAAAAATGGTCTACTGCCATGGATATGTGGAAATTTGCCGAAGCCGAGTCCGGCCTGCCTTTGCGTGAGATCTACTGGGAAGGCAATGCCGTTGATATGGCTAAGACTGATGCCCTTCAGCCCGGTTTGACCGTGGTAAACCTTTCCATCTGGGCCTACCTTAAGGATAGCCTTAAGCCGGCAGCTACTGCCGGTCACAGTCTTGGTGAATTCGCATCGCTGGGTGCTTCCGGTGTTCTTTCTGTGGAAGACACCATCAAGGCTGTCAGTCTGCGCGGTAAGCTTATGTCTCAGGTTGCCAATGAGGATCACGGCATGGCTGCTGTTCTCAAGCTGGACCAGTCCGCTGTTGAAGAAGCCGTTGAATTCGGAGCATCTGAAACCGGAAAAGAATTGCGTGTAGCCAACTACAACTCCCCGGCCCAGTATGTAATCAGCGGTGAAAAGGCTGCCATTGAGGCTGCCGGAACTGTGATCAAGGAAAAGAAAGGCCGTGCTATTCCTCTTCCGGTCAGTGGCGCATTCCACAGTCCGCTTATTCAGGAAGCTGCTGATGAATTTGCAGCCTACCTCGGCAAGCTGGACTGGAAAGCTCCCGTATTCCCGGTTTATTTCAACGTCACCGCAGCAGCAGAGTCCAACCCTGAAGAGATTAAGAAGATCATGAGTTCTCAGATGACTTCATCCGTGCGCTGGATTGAAATTGTCACCAACCAGTATGCAGCTGGTGCGCGCAACTTTCTCGAACTCGGACCCAAAGGCGTGCTGACCAAGTTGTTGGTCGCTAACCTTAAAGGCAAGGAGTACGAAGGGAAAGGTGTCGGTAATCTGGAACAGGCTGAAGTACTTAAGTAA
- a CDS encoding histidine kinase, protein MYIEMEKTGSAQALEAVLKKTANRDGVKGIIILTCDENGFTPDNIDSFLKDCPVPLAGGIFPGIIHQKETMETGTIVIGLSQEPKLSIIRGMSNPDTDFMHHLNNIFKTDDISETIFVLTDGFASRISSFINAMFINIGLERNIIGGGTGSLSLKKRPCILSNEGLLEDASIIVQLNTQSTVHISHGWYPIKGPFKVTEADRNVIKTINWMPAINIYREVIREHSGQYITQENFSRIAMSYPFGISRMCNEPIIRDPVMVDETGALTCVGEILEGAFVNIMHGSSDSLIKASSKLSTCATEFSLGKNSTGLIIDCISRALFLKDRFKHELDAVHLPDIPLVGFLSFGEIATQTKQSLEFHNKTTVLSILEEL, encoded by the coding sequence ATGTATATTGAAATGGAAAAAACGGGCAGTGCTCAAGCTCTTGAAGCAGTACTAAAAAAAACCGCAAACCGTGACGGGGTAAAAGGAATCATAATCCTGACCTGTGATGAAAACGGATTCACACCGGATAATATTGATTCTTTTCTTAAAGACTGTCCTGTCCCCCTTGCCGGGGGAATCTTTCCGGGCATAATTCACCAGAAAGAAACAATGGAAACCGGCACCATTGTAATAGGGCTTTCCCAAGAACCGAAACTGTCCATAATCCGGGGAATGAGCAATCCCGATACGGACTTCATGCACCACCTTAATAATATTTTCAAAACAGATGATATTTCTGAAACCATCTTTGTTTTAACTGACGGCTTTGCCAGCCGGATTTCCTCATTCATAAATGCCATGTTCATAAACATCGGACTTGAGCGAAATATTATCGGAGGCGGAACCGGATCACTCAGTCTTAAAAAACGCCCCTGCATTCTCAGTAATGAAGGATTACTGGAGGATGCATCCATAATTGTCCAGCTGAATACGCAAAGCACAGTACACATCAGCCACGGCTGGTACCCCATAAAAGGACCGTTTAAAGTAACTGAAGCAGATCGCAATGTAATTAAAACCATCAACTGGATGCCTGCCATTAATATTTATAGAGAAGTCATCCGTGAACATTCCGGGCAATACATAACCCAAGAGAACTTCTCCCGCATTGCCATGTCATATCCCTTTGGAATTTCCAGAATGTGCAACGAACCCATTATCCGGGACCCGGTAATGGTCGATGAAACAGGTGCGCTGACCTGTGTTGGTGAAATATTGGAAGGGGCATTTGTAAACATAATGCACGGCAGCTCAGATTCACTAATTAAAGCGTCAAGCAAACTATCCACATGTGCCACGGAATTCAGCCTCGGAAAAAACTCTACAGGGTTGATAATTGACTGCATATCAAGGGCCTTATTCCTCAAAGACAGATTCAAACATGAATTGGACGCTGTTCATCTTCCGGATATCCCTCTGGTGGGCTTTCTTTCATTCGGGGAAATAGCCACCCAAACAAAACAATCTCTCGAATTTCACAACAAGACCACTGTATTATCCATTCTGGAGGAATTGTGA